A single region of the Vicia villosa cultivar HV-30 ecotype Madison, WI linkage group LG4, Vvil1.0, whole genome shotgun sequence genome encodes:
- the LOC131599231 gene encoding pentatricopeptide repeat-containing protein At5g66520-like, producing the protein MTQKPSLTTVALKCNTLTQLKQLHGHILRCRIQHAPYALAPLLSVAATSFFSYARSIFIHLTHRNTFIYNTMIRAYLLNHSPATAISCYLTMLQKGIPVNNYTFPPLIKSCTALLSSSSQSASTLIIGRLLHSHVLQFGFTHDPYVVSAFIDFYSASSHLHKARLLFDETKKKDVVLWTAMIDGYGKIGDVESARELFDEMPHRNVVSWSAMMAAYSRVNHFKEVLALFLEMQNQGVKPNASILVTVLTACAHLGALTQGMWVHSYARRFERISSNPILATAFVDMYSKCGYVESALAVFNGISNKDVGAWNAMISGLALNGDARKSLNLFQQMVVCGSRPNETTFVAVLTACTHARMVQEGLRLFEEMSGTYRVDPCAEHYACVVDLLSRAGMVVEAERFIEEKMGGFAAGDANVWGAILSACRIHKNINVGNRVWKKLIDMGVADCGTHVLTYNIYREAGWDAEANRVRSVISEAGMKKKPGCSIIEVGNEVEEFLAGDQSHPQALEMCRLLDSIRKMANLEHI; encoded by the coding sequence ATGACTCAAAAGCCATCTCTCACAACCGTTGCACTCAAATGCAACACCCTTACCCAACTCAAGCAATTACACGGCCATATCCTCCGATGTCGTATCCAACACGCTCCCTACGCCCTCGCCCCACTCCTCTCCGTCGCAGCAACCTCCTTTTTCTCTTACGCTCGTTCCATTTTCATCCACCTCACTCACCGCAACACTTTCATCTACAACACCATGATCAGAGCCTACCTTCTAAATCATTCCCCGGCAACCGCAATTTCATGCTACTTAACAATGTTGCAAAAAGGTATTCCCGTTAACAACTATACATTTCCACCTTTGATCAAATCCTGCACTGCACTTCTTTCTTCCTCCTCCCAGTCCGCTTCCACTCTTATCATTGGTCGTTTGCTGCATTCTCATGTACTTCAATTCGGGTTCACCCATGACCCTTATGTCGTCAGTGCGTTTATAGACTTTTATTCTGCTTCAAGCCACCTGCATAAGGCAAGATTGTTATTCGATGAAACTAAGAAGAAAGATGTTGTTTTATGGACGGCCATGATTGATGGCTATGGCAAAATAGGGGATGTTGAAAGTGCAAGAGAGCTATTTGATGAAATGCCTCACAGAAATGTTGTGTCGTGGAGTGCAATGATGGCAGCTTATTCTCGTGTAAATCACTTTAAGGAAGTGCTGGCTTTGTTTTTAGAGATGCAGAATCAAGGCGTAAAGCCTAATGCCTCTATACTTGTTACTGTGCTTACAGCATGTGCGCACCTCGGTGCACTTACTCAGGGAATGTGGGTACATTCCTATGCCAGGCGATTTGAGAGGATAAGCTCCAATCCCATCCTTGCAACGGCTTTCGTTGACATGTATTCAAAATGTGGATATGTGGAATCAGCTTTAGCTGTTTTTAATGGCATTTCTAATAAGGATGTTGGAGCTTGGAATGCTATGATTTCTGGTCTGGCCTTGAATGGTGATGCCAGGAAATCGTTGAACTTGTTTCAACAAATGGTTGTTTGTGGAAGTCGTCCTAATGAGACTACCTTTGTGGCTGTCCTTACTGCTTGTACACACGCGAGAATGGTTCAGGAAGGTCTTCGGTTATTTGAAGAGATGAGTGGAACTTACAGAGTTGATCCGTGTGCGGAGCATTACGCGTGTGTTGTGGACCTTTTGTCTAGGGCTGGCATGGTAGTGGAAGCCGAGAGGTTTATTGAGGAGAAGATGGGTGGATTTGCAGCTGGCGATGCTAATGTGTGGGGTGCTATACTGAGTGCGTGTAGAATTCATAAGAATATTAATGTTGGGAACAGAGTGTGGAAAAAGCTGATTGATATGGGAGTAGCTGATTGTGGTACGCATGTTCTTACATATAACATATATAGAGAAGCTGGATGGGATGCAGAGGCGAACAGAGTTAGGAGTGTGATTTCAGAAGCAGGGATGAAGAAGAAACCTGGATGCAGCATCATAGAGGTGGGGAATGAAGTTGAAGAGTTTCTTGCTGGTGACCAGTCTCATCCACAAGCGCTGGAAATGTGCAGGTTGCTTGATTCAATTCGCAAGATGGCCAATTTAGAGCACATCTAG